Proteins encoded within one genomic window of Haladaptatus sp. QDMS2:
- a CDS encoding winged helix-turn-helix domain-containing protein encodes MTAGIDNIQFLATSAHRVGVLETLRDGPTDRRELCEATGASSPTVGRVLADFEERKWLGRDGPTYGLTPLGEYVADQFLTLRDAMEVEEKLRDVWQWLPVEMPGFSVDLFADAVVSYPGPGYPYEPVERLGQLIASTSSLRGFDNIVYKSSNLETACGAVLDGMTFEYVFTPETLEGMFAWNPARIMEVAACENATVLVHDHLPDGDRCGLGIVDDRAGICCHDAKTGALVAVIDTDAPEARDWAISIFEQVRAEATPVDPTAFESRVPS; translated from the coding sequence ATGACTGCGGGAATCGACAACATCCAGTTCCTGGCCACGTCGGCCCACCGCGTCGGCGTCCTCGAAACGTTGCGCGACGGGCCGACTGACCGTCGAGAGCTGTGTGAGGCCACCGGCGCCTCCTCGCCAACCGTCGGACGGGTGCTCGCCGACTTCGAAGAGCGGAAGTGGCTCGGCAGGGACGGCCCCACGTACGGGCTGACCCCCCTCGGCGAGTACGTGGCCGACCAGTTCTTGACTCTCCGGGACGCGATGGAGGTCGAGGAGAAACTCCGCGACGTCTGGCAGTGGCTGCCGGTCGAGATGCCGGGCTTTTCCGTCGACCTGTTCGCCGACGCGGTCGTCTCCTACCCCGGGCCAGGGTACCCCTACGAGCCCGTCGAGCGCCTCGGTCAGCTCATCGCGTCGACCTCGTCGTTGCGCGGGTTCGACAACATCGTCTACAAGTCGAGCAACCTCGAGACGGCCTGCGGCGCAGTCCTCGACGGGATGACCTTCGAGTACGTGTTCACGCCCGAGACTCTGGAGGGGATGTTTGCCTGGAACCCTGCCCGGATCATGGAGGTCGCCGCCTGCGAGAATGCGACCGTCCTCGTCCACGACCACCTTCCTGACGGTGATCGCTGCGGTCTCGGCATCGTGGACGACCGGGCCGGCATCTGCTGTCATGACGCCAAGACTGGGGCACTCGTGGCGGTCATCGACACCGATGCCCCAGAGGCGCGTGACTGGGCCATCTCGATCTTCGAGCAAGTTCGTGCAGAGGCGACCCCGGTAGATCCTACCGCCTTCGAATCACGGGTGCCGTCGTAA
- a CDS encoding low temperature requirement protein A produces the protein MPPNETRGNQRAESTTMGQTARQFGTSAVRLWRTISVPPRVYTTDKPRHATWLELFFDLVYVAAIAELGGLLHDDPSVSGFLGFAGLFFIVLYTWLGFTLYADQFDTDDLFHRLGMAATMLGVIILTATIHDALRGGSVAFTLAYLLLRVLMIGMYLRAWFSIPDMRLFTEAVILSTAASAVVWASSLLVSEPWRFVIWGLSYVVGLATTTVVYLGSDTIPKPTSHYSERLGLFTILVLGETVIAIAVETSGTDWGFNSGLVAGAGFIVVLALWWTYFRHVDEWFLHRAFNEDKGAWSRVREYSLVHVLSHYLVYVGIVAAGVGIAFTVEAAAAGQPIEWNRAAVLVAGVATYLLGTIVVHRTTFDPVRDRSVVLRLGVVALVTLSIVHPPIEPIAFLGFVASLLVTFNIVEGGWAVVAGPTRER, from the coding sequence ATGCCTCCAAACGAGACGAGAGGCAATCAGCGCGCCGAATCAACGACGATGGGGCAGACAGCTCGCCAGTTCGGGACGTCTGCCGTCCGACTGTGGCGAACAATCAGCGTGCCTCCACGAGTGTACACCACCGATAAGCCCCGACACGCGACATGGCTCGAACTCTTTTTCGATCTCGTCTACGTTGCAGCCATTGCCGAACTTGGTGGGCTACTGCATGATGACCCGAGCGTCAGTGGGTTCCTCGGGTTTGCCGGCTTGTTCTTCATCGTCCTCTACACCTGGTTGGGCTTCACGCTCTACGCTGATCAATTCGATACCGACGATTTGTTCCACCGGCTCGGGATGGCGGCGACCATGTTAGGCGTCATCATCCTCACGGCGACCATTCACGACGCCCTCCGCGGTGGCTCGGTTGCCTTTACGCTGGCGTACCTCCTGCTTAGAGTCCTCATGATCGGCATGTACCTCAGGGCTTGGTTTAGCATCCCAGATATGCGGCTGTTCACAGAAGCGGTCATACTCTCGACAGCGGCGAGTGCCGTAGTCTGGGCGTCATCGCTGCTCGTTTCCGAGCCCTGGCGGTTCGTCATCTGGGGGCTATCCTACGTGGTCGGTCTGGCGACGACCACCGTCGTCTACCTCGGGAGTGATACCATACCGAAACCTACCTCCCACTACTCCGAGCGGCTCGGCCTATTCACCATCCTTGTCCTCGGAGAAACCGTTATCGCGATAGCCGTGGAGACGTCGGGTACTGACTGGGGATTCAACTCCGGACTCGTCGCTGGAGCCGGGTTTATCGTGGTGCTGGCCTTGTGGTGGACCTACTTTCGCCACGTCGATGAGTGGTTCCTCCACCGCGCGTTCAACGAGGATAAAGGGGCGTGGTCACGTGTCCGTGAATACTCGCTAGTACACGTTCTGAGCCATTACTTGGTCTACGTCGGGATCGTCGCTGCCGGTGTCGGCATCGCATTTACCGTCGAGGCCGCAGCAGCTGGACAACCGATTGAGTGGAACCGCGCGGCGGTACTTGTGGCCGGCGTCGCCACCTACCTCCTCGGGACCATCGTCGTCCATCGAACAACGTTCGACCCAGTGAGGGATAGATCGGTGGTTCTTCGGCTGGGGGTCGTTGCGCTCGTCACCCTGTCTATTGTGCACCCCCCTATCGAGCCTATCGCGTTCCTCGGGTTCGTGGCTAGCTTGCTGGTGACGTTCAACATCGTGGAAGGTGGATGGGCGGTAGTCGCCGGCCCAACGAGAGAGAGGTGA
- a CDS encoding BBE domain-containing protein translates to MGGSRRPNEREVTSPQGSGAFVRRWSVCPASNYYRLVALKNEWDPDNRFRMNHNISPTV, encoded by the coding sequence ATGGGCGGTAGTCGCCGGCCCAACGAGAGAGAGGTGACCAGCCCTCAGGGGAGCGGCGCTTTCGTTCGACGGTGGTCAGTTTGCCCAGCCTCAAATTATTACCGACTGGTCGCGTTGAAAAACGAGTGGGATCCGGATAATCGTTTCCGGATGAATCACAACATCTCGCCAACGGTCTGA
- a CDS encoding carboxylesterase/lipase family protein, giving the protein MNTLVSTRSGTVRGSEVNGVCVFKGIPFAAPPYEENRFQPPQPPAPWSGVRDALTYGPKSPQPEYPPEVKLILPELTDSGEDCLTLNIWTQDPGSATRPVMVWIPGGVYEYHGTSASPWYDGSRFARDGVVCVTISYRVGADGFLYFDDGIENLGLLDQVAALEWVQENIAAFGGDPKNVTIFGESAGAMSVATLLAMPSAEGLFQHAIAQSGGAQHVLSPETGTQIAQHLAEKLGVEATREAIADVPVDRVLAAQEELRVDLQSTPDPERWGGEVVATFMPWQPVVDGDVLPAAPLDCIEAGASSDIDLLVGTNTDEHRLFLVASGIIDQITEEALSGAVAAYGLSVEEALSTYRNLYPDAGAGDLLAAIQTDWFWRIPAIRLADAHAKNAQATYMYEFAWRSPQFNGRIGACHALEIPFVFDTLGNETEALWGPNPPQSLADTMHAAWVGFATTGDCGWPMYNFGRRATMHFDTTSEVVDDPVSNERTLWEGVR; this is encoded by the coding sequence ATGAATACGCTTGTCAGTACCAGGTCCGGGACGGTCCGTGGTAGTGAGGTCAATGGCGTATGCGTGTTTAAGGGAATTCCCTTCGCGGCCCCACCGTACGAGGAGAATCGGTTTCAGCCCCCGCAACCACCTGCGCCCTGGAGTGGCGTGCGGGACGCGCTCACCTACGGCCCGAAGTCACCGCAACCGGAGTACCCGCCGGAGGTCAAGCTAATCCTCCCGGAGCTCACCGACTCTGGTGAGGATTGTCTCACGCTCAACATCTGGACCCAAGATCCCGGCTCAGCCACTCGGCCGGTGATGGTGTGGATTCCCGGCGGGGTGTACGAATATCACGGGACAAGCGCCTCGCCCTGGTACGACGGTAGTCGGTTCGCTCGTGACGGCGTCGTCTGTGTGACCATCAGTTACCGGGTTGGAGCTGACGGATTCCTCTATTTTGACGACGGCATCGAAAACCTGGGCTTGCTCGACCAGGTCGCCGCCCTCGAGTGGGTGCAGGAAAATATCGCGGCTTTCGGTGGCGACCCGAAGAACGTCACCATCTTTGGCGAATCGGCTGGCGCGATGAGCGTCGCGACGTTGCTCGCCATGCCCTCTGCCGAAGGGTTGTTCCAGCATGCCATCGCTCAGAGCGGAGGAGCCCAGCATGTATTGTCGCCTGAGACGGGGACGCAGATTGCCCAGCATCTCGCCGAGAAACTTGGTGTGGAAGCTACCCGAGAGGCAATCGCCGATGTCCCCGTCGATCGCGTGCTGGCTGCGCAAGAAGAGCTACGGGTTGATCTGCAATCGACTCCCGACCCGGAGCGCTGGGGTGGTGAGGTGGTGGCTACCTTCATGCCGTGGCAGCCGGTGGTCGACGGGGACGTCCTTCCTGCGGCCCCACTCGATTGCATCGAGGCAGGTGCCAGTTCAGATATCGACCTACTGGTGGGGACGAACACCGACGAGCATCGGTTATTCTTGGTGGCCAGTGGTATCATCGACCAGATAACTGAGGAGGCCCTGTCCGGCGCTGTCGCCGCATACGGACTTTCGGTTGAAGAGGCGTTATCCACGTATCGCAATCTCTATCCCGACGCCGGTGCTGGCGACCTGCTCGCAGCCATTCAGACCGACTGGTTCTGGCGTATCCCTGCGATCCGCCTGGCTGACGCTCATGCGAAGAACGCACAGGCAACCTACATGTACGAATTCGCCTGGCGTTCCCCACAGTTCAACGGCCGCATCGGCGCGTGCCATGCCCTAGAGATTCCCTTTGTCTTCGATACGCTCGGAAACGAGACCGAGGCACTTTGGGGACCCAACCCGCCGCAATCGCTCGCTGACACGATGCACGCCGCGTGGGTCGGCTTTGCGACTACTGGAGATTGCGGCTGGCCAATGTATAATTTCGGTCGCAGGGCAACCATGCACTTCGATACAACCTCGGAGGTCGTCGACGATCCCGTGTCCAACGAGCGGACGCTATGGGAAGGGGTACGGTAG
- a CDS encoding universal stress protein, protein MYENILFPVDESEDSSEILRHVGELANWADATVHLLFVADTTRDSVTVVENTVVDALVEEGEDIVEDASKTLSARSVEYETDVVQGNPAPTIVEYAERYGHDLIVMATHGRTGLSRYLHGSVSEKVVRLASVPVLTARMQPDEQLVFPYENVLIPTDGSAGALRAAKHGLALAESLNATAHVLSVVDDASLGFDIRSAFPEQAHEQAATEAIEELVTEAETFGLSDVVEHLEHGDPVDAILDCIDANDIHVVVLGTTGRRRTERILLGSVAEKTVRSAPVPVLTVGEPE, encoded by the coding sequence ATGTACGAGAATATCCTGTTCCCAGTTGACGAAAGCGAGGACAGTAGTGAAATTCTCCGGCACGTCGGGGAGCTTGCGAACTGGGCAGACGCAACGGTCCATCTCCTCTTCGTCGCAGATACGACGCGCGACAGCGTCACCGTCGTCGAAAACACGGTGGTTGATGCGCTCGTCGAGGAGGGTGAAGACATCGTCGAGGATGCAAGTAAGACCTTGTCGGCCCGTAGTGTCGAGTACGAGACTGACGTCGTACAGGGGAATCCAGCGCCCACCATCGTCGAGTATGCCGAGCGGTACGGGCATGATTTGATCGTGATGGCCACCCATGGGCGAACGGGACTGTCACGGTATCTCCACGGTAGTGTCAGCGAGAAGGTCGTCCGTCTCGCTTCGGTCCCTGTCCTCACCGCCAGAATGCAGCCCGACGAGCAGTTGGTGTTCCCCTACGAGAATGTGCTCATCCCAACAGATGGCAGTGCTGGCGCACTCCGGGCAGCGAAACATGGACTGGCGCTCGCGGAGTCGCTTAACGCAACCGCTCACGTCCTTTCGGTCGTGGACGACGCATCACTCGGCTTCGATATTCGGTCGGCTTTTCCTGAACAAGCACACGAACAAGCAGCAACTGAAGCCATCGAAGAACTCGTCACAGAAGCAGAGACCTTCGGTCTCTCCGATGTAGTAGAACATCTCGAACACGGGGATCCGGTGGATGCGATTCTCGACTGTATCGACGCCAACGACATCCACGTTGTCGTCCTGGGGACGACGGGCAGACGCAGGACGGAGCGAATCCTCCTCGGAAGCGTCGCCGAAAAGACTGTTCGATCGGCACCGGTGCCCGTGCTCACGGTCGGTGAACCTGAGTAG
- a CDS encoding transposase, translating to MSATANKTLEATLAPPTRCKEQRLQQTLTEYREALYEAFDNGCTTMSATNDVVTPYNLPYQAKDALKSYVPKLRRTYRAKELKEDHPLRFVNRAGKFDRDSSREYELCWNVPQPGRGTNFWIPLRLNPDQQELWDDMLDDESGTKVGELRLQKHRKTWTLHVTVEYEITDTSEIPENPTRVGFDIGESMLVTGCALQHDTPTKPLLINGKEAKRLRKEMFTTLKRLQERDASEWRVEERFSYYQNRLTDIIEKASRESVEYAQQFDNPVIVMEDLAYIRESLDYGKYMNRRLHSWAFARLQGRIEDKARDAGIPVRYVHPQYTSKTCHSCKHIGYRPRQAEFKCKNPVCHVSTFQADINASANIARRVDPWGESLPVKQAGDDSPQDGSGCDTATVHRETSAPAQMTLTTHQD from the coding sequence GTGTCTGCAACCGCGAACAAGACGCTGGAAGCCACGCTCGCACCGCCCACGCGGTGCAAAGAGCAACGCCTCCAGCAAACCCTCACCGAGTACCGAGAGGCACTCTACGAGGCGTTCGACAACGGTTGCACGACGATGAGCGCCACGAACGACGTGGTAACTCCGTACAATTTGCCGTACCAAGCGAAAGACGCTCTCAAATCCTACGTCCCAAAACTCCGACGCACGTACCGTGCGAAGGAACTCAAAGAAGACCACCCGCTCCGATTCGTGAATCGGGCTGGAAAGTTCGACCGCGACTCCTCGCGTGAGTACGAACTCTGCTGGAACGTTCCGCAACCCGGTCGCGGAACCAACTTCTGGATACCACTCCGACTGAACCCAGACCAGCAAGAATTGTGGGACGACATGCTCGATGACGAGTCGGGTACCAAAGTGGGCGAACTTCGCTTGCAGAAACACCGGAAGACGTGGACACTCCACGTTACCGTCGAATACGAAATCACGGACACCTCCGAAATCCCTGAGAATCCGACTCGGGTTGGATTCGATATTGGCGAGTCGATGTTGGTTACGGGCTGTGCCCTCCAACACGACACCCCCACCAAACCACTTCTCATCAACGGGAAGGAAGCCAAGCGACTCCGCAAGGAGATGTTCACCACCCTGAAACGCCTCCAAGAGCGAGACGCATCCGAGTGGCGCGTCGAAGAACGCTTTTCGTACTACCAGAATCGACTCACGGACATCATCGAGAAGGCGTCTCGTGAGTCCGTGGAGTACGCTCAACAGTTCGATAACCCTGTTATCGTGATGGAGGACTTGGCGTACATCCGTGAGTCGCTGGACTACGGGAAGTACATGAATCGACGTCTGCACTCGTGGGCGTTCGCCCGTTTGCAGGGGCGTATTGAGGACAAAGCACGAGACGCGGGTATTCCGGTTCGGTACGTCCACCCACAGTACACGTCGAAGACGTGCCACTCGTGCAAGCACATCGGGTATCGGCCCCGACAGGCTGAGTTCAAGTGCAAGAACCCGGTGTGCCACGTTTCGACGTTTCAAGCGGATATTAACGCGAGTGCGAACATCGCACGTCGCGTAGACCCGTGGGGAGAGAGCCTGCCAGTGAAACAGGCAGGCGATGACTCGCCACAGGACGGGAGCGGTTGTGACACCGCCACAGTCCACCGTGAGACGAGCGCACCAGCGCAAATGACCCTCACGACGCATCAGGACTGA
- a CDS encoding dihydrofolate reductase family protein, whose product MKTQYYTATSIDGYLADEDNSLDWLFQFSELDGMDDEYAQFIEQIGAAAMGSTTYEWIIEHENLLENPDRWPYDIPTWVFSTRDLPVVDGANVHFVEGDVASVHAEMVQAAAGKNVWLVGGGDLVGQFHDHSLLDEIILSVAPITLASGAPLLPRTIIDPPLRLTSVEKFDDVFAVLTYEVQHASEE is encoded by the coding sequence ATGAAGACGCAGTACTACACCGCGACGAGCATCGACGGGTATCTCGCTGACGAGGACAACTCGCTCGACTGGCTCTTCCAGTTCAGCGAACTCGACGGCATGGACGACGAGTACGCACAGTTCATCGAACAGATTGGCGCGGCGGCCATGGGGTCTACTACCTACGAATGGATTATCGAACACGAGAATCTCCTGGAGAACCCCGACCGATGGCCCTACGACATCCCGACGTGGGTGTTCAGCACCCGTGACTTGCCGGTGGTCGACGGCGCGAACGTTCACTTCGTAGAGGGGGACGTTGCATCCGTCCACGCAGAGATGGTGCAGGCCGCAGCCGGCAAGAACGTCTGGCTCGTCGGCGGTGGCGACCTCGTCGGACAGTTCCACGACCACAGCCTCCTCGACGAAATAATTCTCAGCGTCGCGCCCATCACGCTCGCGTCGGGTGCGCCACTCTTACCGCGCACAATCATCGACCCGCCGCTACGTCTGACCAGCGTGGAAAAATTCGACGACGTGTTCGCGGTTCTCACCTACGAAGTCCAACACGCAAGCGAAGAGTAG
- a CDS encoding NAD(P)/FAD-dependent oxidoreductase gives MIERYETVVIGGGQAGLATGYYLHQHDQDFVILDASDRVGDAWRARWDSLRVFTPARYSSLPGMDFPGSPHAFPTKDEVADYLETYAQRFDLPVELGVRVDGLERSGDRFLITAGDRRIEATNVVVAMASYQAPKVPAFASKLSDDVVQLHTSDYRNPEQLQDGGVLVVGAGNSGAEIALDVVDEHETWLSGRDVGHVPFHIDSWFGRHLGGPFVMGVLFHRILTTETPIGRRKRPKMLSQGIQLVRTKPSDLAAAGIERVPRTTGVRDGRPVVGDDRVLDVKNVIWCTGFRPDFSWIDLPIFDGKEQPKEPVHVRGVVPDEPGLYFVGLFFLYAMTSGLFTGVGRDAEYVVDHLTSTARQQQPRPSYTGSVDALPQQS, from the coding sequence ATGATCGAACGATACGAGACCGTCGTTATCGGCGGCGGCCAGGCCGGACTGGCGACCGGGTACTACCTGCACCAGCACGACCAGGACTTCGTCATTCTCGACGCGAGCGACCGCGTTGGCGACGCATGGCGGGCCCGCTGGGACTCTCTCCGGGTGTTCACGCCCGCCCGCTACTCGAGCCTGCCAGGGATGGACTTCCCGGGCTCACCACACGCCTTCCCCACGAAGGATGAGGTCGCCGACTACTTGGAGACCTATGCCCAACGGTTCGACCTGCCCGTCGAACTCGGCGTCCGCGTGGATGGGCTGGAACGGAGCGGCGATCGCTTCCTCATCACCGCGGGCGACCGGCGGATCGAGGCGACCAACGTCGTGGTGGCGATGGCGAGCTACCAGGCCCCGAAGGTCCCGGCGTTCGCGTCGAAGCTCTCCGACGACGTCGTCCAGCTGCACACGAGCGACTACCGCAACCCCGAACAGCTGCAGGACGGGGGCGTGCTCGTCGTCGGTGCGGGTAACTCGGGAGCAGAGATCGCCCTTGATGTCGTCGACGAGCACGAGACGTGGCTGTCTGGCCGGGACGTCGGTCACGTGCCATTCCACATCGACTCCTGGTTCGGCCGTCACCTGGGGGGCCCGTTCGTGATGGGCGTGCTCTTTCACAGAATTCTCACGACGGAGACGCCGATTGGGCGCCGGAAGCGTCCGAAGATGCTGTCCCAGGGCATCCAGCTGGTGCGCACGAAGCCGAGTGATCTGGCCGCGGCTGGCATCGAGCGAGTGCCTCGCACGACTGGCGTCCGCGACGGCCGCCCCGTCGTCGGGGACGACCGGGTCCTTGACGTCAAGAACGTCATCTGGTGCACTGGCTTCCGTCCTGACTTTTCGTGGATCGACCTTCCAATCTTCGACGGGAAGGAACAGCCCAAGGAGCCCGTTCACGTGCGCGGTGTCGTCCCGGATGAGCCGGGCCTGTACTTCGTTGGCCTGTTCTTCCTGTATGCGATGACATCGGGATTGTTTACCGGCGTCGGCAGGGATGCGGAGTACGTCGTCGACCACCTGACGTCGACGGCGCGCCAGCAGCAGCCTCGGCCGAGCTATACTGGATCGGTGGACGCCCTCCCACAGCAGTCGTAG